TGAAAGTAGTAAAGTATGTGTAATTATAAGAATTTCCATCtcgtgttttttgttttgtttcatTTAAAAAGCTTAGTCTAATATATTTAATTACGAATTCATTTAAGAGTGATCGTAAGGATACCACAACTGTTCCCAGCGGACATCCCACCATGCACATTATTCGGTTTAGAAATCAATTATGTTTCTGTTCAGGTTGCAATGGTTAAACATGTATAGAAAAACTAAATGCTTCAAATAAAACAAGCATATCATGGGTAGGGGTAGGTAGGGGGGTGGGAAGAtacccaacaaaaaaaattaataggTATACATATTTATAGAGTCATAATCTTAATAGCCGCAGAGCTGTTTGTATTGCGTTAAGGTAAGTTAAAATCATTTCATTTCCATTTAAGTTGATTTTTGTTTGAGTGGTGTCCAAATTGCTTTTTTTATAATTAGTCTTGCATTATTATTACAGGTATTAAATCTTACAATTTAAAAACGTCCATCTATAGTTTACATACATTTTCGTGTCAATGTATTCATCTTTTGTTTGATTCCAATTGAATTAattatacacatacatattatATTTAAGATGCATTTCACAATCTGTCTGTGTATTTTCGTGTGTGCAGGTGCGGGGAAAGGGAAGAGAGTGTCGGGGCAGAGCGGTGGTTTAGGTGGTCTGTCTATCTGTGGCGCACACAGTGCAACATTGAAAATCCAGCATCGATTGCATCTTATGGCGCTCCTTATCATtaatcaaccaaaaactggAAGACACGAACCTGTTGATATCATTTTAATTTTGTCGGGTGCAGAACGAATTAAGTTTTCAGTTGTGTGGAGAGAATGgaatctgtgtatctgtgggTGTGTTGTTAACTCTTAAATGATTGCTTGTAGTTGGCGACATCTTTGCCTGAGTCGACGGCCCAGCTGAAGATGGAAGATGCTGCAACGCACTGATTAGTAATTGGATTTCCATCATCCGATCGCCCTAATTGCACACCTTCGGCGCTGCATCGACGTCGACGGAATTGTTAACGATTTTTGTTTCACCTGCAAAAATATCAACAAATCCTATAAGTTTCTAGGTTCTTTGAGCGTGTTCAATTTGCTCACCATTAAGCTCGGATTTGTTGACTGCACTGATGGCCTGTGCCTGCTTAATGGGCGTCTCTGACACGACGGTGGTATCAACGGCCGCAGCCGGTTCCGTCTTGCTAACATCGTTGGTGGCAGGGACAGGAGCAGGAACCGACGCAGCTGGAGTGGCTTTCTCCCCCGTTGTCTGTTCggctttcttgggttcttcGGCGCTCTCAGCTGGTTTCGGCTCTTCCGTGCTTTTGAGCTCGTCTGAACATTCTGCCTTCTTTTCCTCCTTGGGCTCGGCTGGCACATCCTCTTTAACCTCAGTGGCGACTTCATCGACAACACTATTGCTGGCTTTTGTTTCTTCTGAGCTTGCTACGACCTTTTCGGCTGGTGTGAATCGAACAGTTTCTGTACTACTCTTGGAACTCGAATCCACCTCCATGGGCTCCGGTGAGGGCTCCCGGGCGGGTTCCGAAAGCTTTTTTGGCTCCTCCGCTGCCTTATCAGCTGCGGTAGTtgcaggcggctctgaagtAGTTTCGGGTGCGCTTTCGGCTTTAGTTTTATTGTCTGCCGATGCTGCTGATGGCTTCTCTTCATCCACTTCCATGGCTGCGGGAGCTGGATCCGCGGCAGCAGCTGGGGCAGGAGTGTCTGTACTAGCACCATTTTCAGGGTCATCGTTACTTTTCGGTGGGTCTTCAGCCTTTGGCATTTCTTCTGGCGTTTTCTCCTTCACCTCGGGCTCATCTTTGCTTGCTTTGTCCTCCGCAGCGTGGTTCTGTTGCTCCTCGGGCACAGCTGTCAGCTTGGCAGCAGCACCATCTGTCTGATCCTCATTTTCGATTGTCTTGGCATCTGTTTCTTTTGCGTCAGCAGGCTCCTCCTCCTTTTGGGGCTCTGTGGTGGTGGCTGGAACTGCCTTCTTAGGAGTACCTTTGACTGGCTTCTCTTCTCTCTTCACCTCCTTCTTATCTTTCTTGGGAGTAGCCTGAAATGATTTGTTTCGTTAGATTGTGTTTAATGTTTAGAAAATGCTTCACTCACCTTTGCCTTGACCGGCAGAACCACCTTCTCTTCATCGTTGGTTTTCTCCGGCTCCCGGTCGAGCTCATCGCTGCCCACGTCTAGTTTGCGCGCACCGCGACCTTTCCCggcgccgccgccgccaccgatCTTTGTGGCTGTCGTCAGCGACGCGCGTGCCTTCTTGTTGGGCGGCGGTGTAACAGTCTCAGCGGCCCGTGTCGGTGTGCCGCGAGTACTGGATCGCGTGCGACGTCCACCCTCTAGCTCCAAGCTGCCGCCCATCGTTCGTACCAGCTCTTCGCTTTCCCGCTGTGCCCGTTCTATGAACGAGCGTCGTTTCGGTGTGCGTTTCTGCTAATTAATGCAAATGGACTCGATAAGTACTATATACATCTTAGTCAAATATCCGATAAGATAATCGCTACGATAAGACGTAGTTTGATCCTGGGCAACATTCACTCTTACCGCTTTCATCAGTTTAGGAGGATTTCCCATTGTCCCGTGCTTAACAAAATTGGATATTAAAAGACGCTTAACAAAATTGGATATTTAAAGACGCTCAGTCGGTGCCTTTTTGCCGCGATATTTTCGACGATATGTACGTTGAGTTAAAACAACTGACCTACTATTTTTAATGTAAAGCGTCACTTTTTCAGCGCGTTATTTTGGTGTAAAGTGATTTATGGTTAAAAATGACTTTTCCAGCAATAGCCTACTCTAGACAATCGGTTCACAAGCGTCAATGTTATTCAGTGTTTACATATCGACATAAAAGATGCAGCACCCTGTACACTAAAATACGAGAGCAGAGAATTGATCATCTGATCATCCGATCTTCACTTTGGTTATCTTCGCTGTGATCAGATTGTTCGTGTAGGTGTGCGAAACCAAGTCGTAGAGGGCCGTAAAGACAGTCTTCGTCAGCTCCAACTTGATTTGGTCAACTTTTATGATTCTGTGGGGGCCCAAGGATTAACATTAGAAATGCGAAGACCTCTTGGTAGAGAACACTCACTCGTAGGTAATGGTCTCCTGCACAGCGTTGCCATCACCGCAAGTAGCGCGAAACGTGCGATTTACCGACTCTCGCGCCCAAATCTGCTCCTGCGCTTCAACACAGGATTTTCGCAGCTTCTCCACATCGTGTAGATTCGAGGTTAGTTTGCTCTGCAGGTTAAAGTACTCCAGCAGGGCCGCATAGAGGGGATCAGTTTCACTGGTCTCCAGCAGCGAGTTCATGAGAAATTCCAATTCAAACTGCTTGGCCAGCTCCATATCCGGGCAGTCGTAGATTTGCCGCAACTGCTCGGCGTCCAGTGGCTTGAGATTACTGCGCACTAGGGCAAATCCCGATGGCTGGCAATCGGCCTGGCGAAACACAATCTTTGATGAATGCTCTTCGATCTGGGCATTGGACAGTTTCATAGGCTGCAGATTCGGGTACTGCACGATTTTGGCGCTGCTAGAGGGCGGGGCACTGGGTGCACTCGGTTCCAGCTGCGCTTCCGGTTCGagttcgggttcgggttctGGCTCTGTCGGCAACTCCAATATATCGCTGGAAATGCAGCAGTCGTGACTAATGATGGTCTCGGccccgctgccgctgctgctggccaacGCCGCGACGCGCTCAAACTCTTCCAAGAGAGAAGCATTTTCTGCCGGCCTTTGTTCTGGTGCAGCTACGCTACTTGTTGATAACTCGTCGTCACATTCGTCTTCCTCTTGCAGCCTTTGTTGCTGGTTCTCGCGTTGAGGCTTTTTCGTTTTCTGGAATCAACAATCTCTCATGTCATGCGACTCTTTCTGCTCCAGTGCATCCTTGTGCTTACCACTTTTTTAGGCTTTACTAGCGTGGCCATTATTGTCCGTTTTTGCGAACTCCTGCTCCACCTTTTTGGGGGCCGTGGGGCCAAAACAAAAATACACTGCTCTGAGTGTTTTCACTTCGGGATTATCTTAGGGCCTTCGTTGTGGCTATCAAATGCACCCTTTTCCTTATTTAATTGACGCTAATATTTCTTCTTGCTAAAGTTCTGCGTATCGCTCGCTGTCTAGTtttcttgtttatttttgttgtattttctttttttacaTTTGCTCAAATTACTACATGGCAACGACACGGTAAATACACATGTGCTACATAATAGAGCcgtatactgtatggttagtgataatAGGTTGGAAAAGAGGGTATGAAAACGGCAAAACGGGCCTGAAAACGTATCGAGTGCAAGGTAAAATCCACACCTTTTGCTTAACATACCTTGAAGTCAAAAAGCAGTTTT
This region of Drosophila miranda strain MSH22 chromosome 2, D.miranda_PacBio2.1, whole genome shotgun sequence genomic DNA includes:
- the LOC117187379 gene encoding ectopic P granules protein 5 homolog → MATLVKPKKVKTKKPQRENQQQRLQEEDECDDELSTSSVAAPEQRPAENASLLEEFERVAALASSSGSGAETIISHDCCISSDILELPTEPEPEPELEPEAQLEPSAPSAPPSSSAKIVQYPNLQPMKLSNAQIEEHSSKIVFRQADCQPSGFALVRSNLKPLDAEQLRQIYDCPDMELAKQFELEFLMNSLLETSETDPLYAALLEYFNLQSKLTSNLHDVEKLRKSCVEAQEQIWARESVNRTFRATCGDGNAVQETITYEIIKVDQIKLELTKTVFTALYDLVSHTYTNNLITAKITKVKIG
- the LOC117187373 gene encoding cell surface glycoprotein 1-like isoform X1 translates to MGNPPKLMKAQKRTPKRRSFIERAQRESEELVRTMGGSLELEGGRRTRSSTRGTPTRAAETVTPPPNKKARASLTTATKIGGGGGAGKGRGARKLDVGSDELDREPEKTNDEEKVVLPVKAKATPKKDKKEVKREEKPVKGTPKKAVPATTTEPQKEEEPADAKETDAKTIENEDQTDGAAAKLTAVPEEQQNHAAEDKASKDEPEVKEKTPEEMPKAEDPPKSNDDPENGASTDTPAPAAAADPAPAAMEVDEEKPSAASADNKTKAESAPETTSEPPATTAADKAAEEPKKLSEPAREPSPEPMEVDSSSKSSTETVRFTPAEKVVASSEETKASNSVVDEVATEVKEDVPAEPKEEKKAECSDELKSTEEPKPAESAEEPKKAEQTTGEKATPAASVPAPVPATNDVSKTEPAAAVDTTVVSETPIKQAQAISAVNKSELNGETKIVNNSVDVDAAPKVCN
- the LOC117187373 gene encoding cell surface glycoprotein 1-like isoform X2 codes for the protein MGNPPKLMKAKRTPKRRSFIERAQRESEELVRTMGGSLELEGGRRTRSSTRGTPTRAAETVTPPPNKKARASLTTATKIGGGGGAGKGRGARKLDVGSDELDREPEKTNDEEKVVLPVKAKATPKKDKKEVKREEKPVKGTPKKAVPATTTEPQKEEEPADAKETDAKTIENEDQTDGAAAKLTAVPEEQQNHAAEDKASKDEPEVKEKTPEEMPKAEDPPKSNDDPENGASTDTPAPAAAADPAPAAMEVDEEKPSAASADNKTKAESAPETTSEPPATTAADKAAEEPKKLSEPAREPSPEPMEVDSSSKSSTETVRFTPAEKVVASSEETKASNSVVDEVATEVKEDVPAEPKEEKKAECSDELKSTEEPKPAESAEEPKKAEQTTGEKATPAASVPAPVPATNDVSKTEPAAAVDTTVVSETPIKQAQAISAVNKSELNGETKIVNNSVDVDAAPKVCN